One genomic region from Fictibacillus marinisediminis encodes:
- the yfmF gene encoding EF-P 5-aminopentanol modification-associated protein YfmF has translation MTLVDHHVADLPGITLHTVETTKYKTTSLILQLKSPIVEEEVTRRALLPYVLQSGTERFPSSKELREALDSLYGATLGADLSKKGEYQVITLRIDVANEKFLSDNTPLLDKAFELLSDVLLKPAKQGNAFLSDIVQKEKRTLKQQIESIYDDKMRYANKRLIEEMFEDEPYRFNVYGSEKEVDSITPEILYDYYKKVIQEDEVHLYVVGDVSKEILKDFTAKHFVFPNAKAEPKRVASSGKRRVDEVKEIFEEQEVQQGKLHMGYRTYITYSDPEYLPLQVFNGVFGGFSHSKLFMNVREKESLAYYAASRFESHKGIIFVMSGIETNNYEKTVKIINEQLKEIQNGNISDGELEQTKAMIRNQILETVDDSTGLVEVLYHEVVSRHKRSIEEWLEGIENVTKEQVIGVSKKIELDTIYFLRGRGDE, from the coding sequence ATGACACTCGTAGACCATCATGTGGCTGACTTGCCCGGTATTACCTTACATACAGTCGAAACCACTAAATATAAGACCACTTCCTTAATTCTTCAGCTGAAAAGTCCGATCGTGGAGGAGGAAGTTACTAGACGTGCCCTGCTTCCCTATGTTTTGCAGAGCGGGACAGAGAGATTTCCTAGCAGTAAAGAGCTCCGAGAAGCGCTGGACAGCCTTTATGGAGCAACCTTGGGGGCGGATCTCTCTAAAAAAGGAGAATATCAGGTTATCACCCTGAGAATCGATGTAGCGAATGAAAAATTTCTATCGGATAATACACCTTTGCTCGACAAGGCGTTTGAACTGCTCTCCGATGTACTGCTCAAGCCGGCAAAACAGGGGAATGCATTTTTATCCGATATCGTCCAGAAAGAAAAACGGACGTTAAAGCAGCAGATTGAATCCATATACGATGATAAGATGAGGTATGCCAACAAGCGCCTGATCGAGGAGATGTTCGAAGACGAGCCTTATCGTTTCAATGTATACGGAAGCGAAAAGGAAGTCGATTCCATCACTCCTGAGATTTTATATGATTATTATAAGAAAGTCATCCAGGAAGACGAGGTCCATTTGTATGTCGTGGGAGATGTTTCCAAAGAAATTCTCAAGGATTTTACGGCAAAGCATTTTGTGTTTCCAAATGCTAAAGCAGAGCCGAAACGAGTAGCTTCCTCAGGAAAGCGAAGAGTGGATGAAGTGAAAGAGATATTTGAAGAGCAGGAAGTGCAGCAAGGAAAGCTCCACATGGGATACCGCACCTACATTACGTACTCCGATCCGGAATATCTTCCTCTTCAAGTATTCAACGGCGTCTTCGGCGGTTTTTCGCATTCCAAACTATTCATGAACGTCCGTGAGAAAGAGAGTCTGGCCTATTATGCTGCTTCTCGTTTTGAGAGTCATAAAGGGATTATTTTTGTTATGTCAGGGATTGAAACCAATAATTATGAAAAAACAGTAAAAATCATTAATGAACAGTTAAAAGAAATTCAAAACGGCAACATTTCTGACGGTGAACTGGAGCAGACGAAAGCGATGATCCGAAACCAAATCCTTGAGACGGTGGATGATTCTACAGGTTTGGTGGAGGTGCTTTATCACGAAGTAGTCTCCCGGCATAAACGGAGTATTGAGGAATGGCTCGAAGGCATCGAGAATGTTACGAAAGAACAAGTGATCGGTGTTTCAAAAAAGATTGAACTAGATACGATCTATTTCTTAAGAGGGAGGGGAGATGAATAA
- the yfmH gene encoding EF-P 5-aminopentanol modification-associated protein YfmH, with product MEQIHFKQLKETLNCKTLENGLKVFILEKKDFNKTYATFTTNYGSVDNHFVPFGENEPVKVPDGIAHFLEHKLFEKEHGDVFQDFSKQGASANAFTTFKRTAYLFSTTGDVEKNLTTLIDFVQAPYFTEKTVEKEKGIIGQEIRMYDDNPDWRVYFGLIANMYQNHPVSIDIAGTVESIAKITKDDLYECYETFYHPSNMLLFIVGPVDAEKIMDLVEKNQAGKDYKDKPPIERFFDEEPAQPAKRKEVLNMPVQTPKCYMGYKEKRPERQGKELLLRELSVNLLLEMMFGKSTKNYEKLYNDGLIDPSFSFDYTEEQGYGFSMIGGDTSDPDAFADTISRMVEDFKKTDINPEDLERARKKKIGSFLRALNSPEFIANQFTRYEFNGMNLFDVIPTFEDLTAAHLEKALSDHFQDSQLTICQVKKKQS from the coding sequence ATGGAACAAATTCATTTTAAGCAGCTCAAAGAGACCCTAAACTGCAAGACCCTTGAAAACGGACTGAAAGTATTCATTTTAGAAAAAAAGGATTTCAATAAAACCTATGCAACGTTTACGACTAATTATGGATCCGTGGATAATCATTTTGTTCCGTTTGGAGAGAACGAACCAGTCAAGGTGCCGGATGGAATCGCCCATTTCCTGGAGCATAAGCTTTTTGAAAAAGAGCACGGTGACGTTTTTCAGGATTTCAGCAAACAGGGAGCATCGGCCAATGCTTTTACTACCTTCAAACGGACCGCTTATTTGTTTTCAACGACCGGTGATGTTGAAAAGAACCTGACGACATTGATCGATTTCGTTCAGGCACCCTATTTTACCGAAAAGACGGTAGAGAAAGAAAAGGGAATCATTGGACAGGAAATCAGAATGTACGATGACAACCCGGACTGGCGAGTGTATTTCGGTTTGATCGCCAACATGTATCAAAACCATCCAGTGTCCATCGACATTGCGGGAACGGTTGAATCGATTGCCAAAATTACAAAAGATGATCTGTATGAATGCTATGAGACCTTCTACCATCCGAGCAACATGCTCCTCTTTATTGTAGGGCCAGTTGATGCAGAAAAGATCATGGATCTCGTCGAGAAGAACCAGGCCGGAAAGGACTATAAAGACAAGCCGCCGATCGAGCGCTTTTTTGATGAGGAACCAGCTCAGCCCGCCAAAAGAAAAGAAGTGTTGAACATGCCGGTCCAAACACCGAAGTGCTATATGGGATATAAAGAGAAACGTCCCGAAAGGCAAGGGAAAGAACTGCTTCTCCGGGAACTCTCCGTAAATTTGCTGCTGGAGATGATGTTTGGAAAGAGCACCAAGAATTACGAGAAGCTTTATAATGATGGGCTGATCGATCCTTCTTTTTCTTTTGATTATACAGAAGAGCAAGGCTACGGTTTCTCCATGATCGGAGGCGATACATCTGATCCTGATGCTTTCGCTGATACCATTTCGCGTATGGTAGAGGATTTCAAGAAAACGGATATCAACCCAGAAGATCTGGAGAGAGCAAGAAAAAAGAAAATTGGTTCTTTTTTAAGAGCGCTGAACTCGCCCGAGTTTATCGCGAATCAATTCACCAGGTATGAATTTAACGGCATGAATCTTTTTGACGTGATCCCGACGTTTGAAGATTTAACGGCTGCACACCTTGAAAAGGCGCTGAGTGACCATTTTCAGGATAGCCAGCTGACCATTTGCCAGGTTAAGAAAAAACAGTCATAA
- the ymfI gene encoding elongation factor P 5-aminopentanone reductase, with amino-acid sequence MSGWVLVTGASGGIGSSICRALAKNGFNLILHYHRSSRQARDLQQEVIAFGVETLLVQADLSDPAGTDKLLSSLFMPIDTVIHNSAGAYYGLLTDMDSETVQKMVQLNLTSPILISKHLLPAMMKRGKGNIIVISSVWGSVGASCEVVYSAVKGGLNTFVKALAKEAAPNRIRVNGIAPGAVETRMMEDFTEEELNSLKEQIPEGRLGRTEEMAEIVMFLLSDRSSYINGHIISATGGWHN; translated from the coding sequence ATGTCAGGCTGGGTTTTAGTGACAGGGGCAAGCGGCGGGATCGGTTCGAGCATCTGCCGGGCGCTTGCAAAAAATGGCTTCAATCTTATTCTCCATTACCATCGGAGCAGCCGGCAAGCAAGAGATCTCCAGCAAGAGGTCATTGCATTCGGTGTTGAAACCCTATTGGTGCAGGCAGATTTATCAGATCCTGCCGGAACTGATAAATTGCTGTCATCACTCTTTATGCCGATCGATACCGTTATACATAACAGTGCTGGTGCTTATTACGGACTGCTGACAGATATGGACAGCGAGACGGTGCAGAAAATGGTACAGCTGAATTTGACAAGTCCGATCTTGATCTCGAAACATCTACTGCCAGCTATGATGAAGAGAGGAAAAGGAAACATCATCGTCATCTCATCTGTGTGGGGATCAGTAGGTGCTTCGTGTGAAGTCGTTTATTCAGCCGTAAAAGGCGGCCTGAATACATTCGTCAAAGCATTAGCCAAAGAGGCGGCCCCAAACCGCATCAGGGTGAACGGCATCGCTCCCGGCGCGGTCGAGACACGGATGATGGAGGATTTTACTGAGGAAGAATTGAACTCGCTGAAAGAACAGATTCCAGAAGGCCGGCTAGGCCGGACGGAAGAAATGGCGGAAATCGTTATGTTCCTTTTGTCAGACCGCTCATCTTATATCAATGGGCATATTATTTCTGCAACAGGCGGCTGGCATAATTAA
- a CDS encoding DUF3243 domain-containing protein, giving the protein MSVLDNFGQWKNFLSDRLEHAQGQGMDQSTVSNLATEIGGYLASHVDPKNSEEKVLADLWSVASDDEKHAIANMMVKLVQHDNGQ; this is encoded by the coding sequence ATGTCTGTATTAGATAACTTTGGACAGTGGAAGAATTTTCTCTCTGACCGTCTTGAGCATGCTCAAGGACAGGGAATGGACCAGTCAACCGTATCCAACCTTGCAACTGAAATCGGTGGCTACCTTGCTTCTCATGTAGACCCTAAGAACTCTGAAGAAAAAGTACTTGCTGATCTTTGGAGTGTTGCAAGCGATGATGAAAAGCACGCCATTGCCAACATGATGGTGAAATTAGTTCAGCACGACAACGGACAGTAA
- a CDS encoding DUF3388 domain-containing protein, producing MGEQEWYLEYEINKNRPGLLGDISSLLGMLGINIVTINGVDNERRGLLLIVDKQEKVDRLRSILQSMDNITVTKFRKPKLRDILAVRHGRYIQRDADDKKTFRFVRDELGLLVDFLAELYKVEGHKLIGIRGMPRVGKTESIVASSVCASKKWVFISSTLLKQTIRTQLADDEYSTDNVYIIDGIVSSRRSNERHWQLIREIMRLPSAKVIEHPDVFVQQTEYSIDDFDYIIELRNDSNEEITYEVIETDVGFSAFE from the coding sequence GTGGGCGAACAGGAATGGTATCTTGAATATGAAATTAATAAAAATCGTCCTGGTCTCCTGGGTGACATTTCATCTCTTCTCGGGATGCTGGGAATCAATATTGTGACCATCAATGGCGTTGACAACGAAAGAAGAGGGCTGCTTCTCATTGTTGACAAACAAGAGAAAGTAGACCGCCTTCGTTCCATTTTACAATCGATGGATAATATTACAGTCACGAAATTCCGTAAACCCAAATTACGAGATATTCTCGCCGTCCGGCATGGACGTTACATACAACGGGACGCAGACGATAAAAAAACATTCAGATTTGTAAGAGACGAACTTGGGCTCCTCGTTGACTTTTTAGCCGAACTGTATAAAGTCGAGGGCCATAAACTGATCGGCATCCGGGGAATGCCAAGGGTCGGAAAGACTGAATCGATCGTAGCATCGAGTGTTTGCGCGAGCAAAAAATGGGTATTTATATCTTCTACGCTGCTCAAGCAAACCATTCGGACACAGCTTGCGGATGATGAATACAGCACAGATAATGTTTATATTATTGACGGCATCGTGTCATCGAGGCGTTCAAATGAAAGGCACTGGCAGCTGATCAGGGAAATCATGCGTCTTCCATCAGCGAAGGTCATCGAGCATCCAGATGTATTCGTTCAGCAGACCGAATACAGCATTGACGATTTTGATTATATTATCGAGCTTAGAAACGATTCGAATGAAGAAATTACATATGAAGTAATAGAGACAGATGTAGGATTTTCCGCATTTGAATAA
- a CDS encoding helix-turn-helix domain-containing protein — translation MTELGNYLREKREEKGLSLEQLQTETKIQKRYLQAIEEGRYEILPGSFYARAFIKNYSETVGLNFEEVFTQFENEIPKAEKEPTEFVPRSERSKQAMGSKDSVLSSWLPKVLIFAVVLALLIGVWAYLANRGNDGADSKDSNKPASVQPDKSKKAENTNKAKDKKPEKPANSDSPKKPAEPKKKEFTLNKQATQGITTTYELSQADDFKIAFKMDGPVYLEVKTGSKTLASKMFKKGDTASYDLSGEKDVELNIGAANFAKMTINEKPFSYPIPPVKRGIHQRIVIKNTASGKQ, via the coding sequence TTGACTGAATTAGGAAATTACTTAAGAGAAAAAAGGGAAGAAAAAGGTCTTTCTCTTGAACAGCTTCAAACTGAAACAAAAATACAAAAACGCTATCTGCAGGCGATTGAAGAAGGACGATACGAGATTCTACCAGGTTCTTTCTATGCCAGAGCGTTTATAAAAAATTACAGCGAAACAGTAGGGCTCAATTTTGAAGAAGTCTTTACCCAATTTGAAAATGAAATTCCAAAAGCCGAAAAAGAACCGACAGAATTTGTTCCCCGATCAGAACGGAGTAAGCAGGCCATGGGTTCAAAGGACTCTGTATTATCAAGCTGGCTGCCTAAAGTACTGATTTTTGCTGTCGTTCTGGCACTTCTGATCGGTGTTTGGGCCTACCTTGCCAACAGAGGGAATGACGGCGCTGATTCAAAGGACTCAAATAAACCTGCCAGTGTTCAGCCTGATAAGAGCAAGAAGGCTGAGAATACAAACAAGGCCAAAGATAAAAAACCGGAGAAGCCCGCGAATAGTGATTCACCAAAGAAACCGGCAGAACCGAAGAAAAAAGAATTTACTCTGAACAAGCAGGCTACACAGGGAATTACCACTACATATGAGCTAAGCCAGGCGGATGACTTTAAAATCGCCTTTAAGATGGACGGGCCGGTATATCTCGAAGTGAAAACAGGCAGCAAGACATTGGCTAGCAAGATGTTTAAAAAAGGTGATACAGCCAGCTATGACTTATCAGGTGAGAAAGATGTTGAACTTAATATTGGTGCCGCCAATTTTGCAAAAATGACGATCAATGAAAAACCGTTCTCATATCCGATTCCGCCTGTTAAGAGGGGAATTCACCAAAGGATCGTCATTAAAAACACGGCTTCCGGCAAACAATAA
- the pgsA gene encoding CDP-diacylglycerol--glycerol-3-phosphate 3-phosphatidyltransferase, with protein sequence MNLPNKITISRILLIPVFMIVLLAPFDWGKVTWLDVDIPVTHLAAALIFIIASCTDWVDGYYARKLNLVTNFGKFLDPLADKLLVTAAFVALVEVGYAPAWMVIIILSREFAVTGIRLVAAAEGAVIAASQMGKLKTWIQIIAISALLLHNIPFEWIGIPFAQISLWAATLITLYSGWEYFIQNKEVMLKSK encoded by the coding sequence ATGAATTTGCCTAATAAAATTACAATTTCAAGGATCTTACTTATTCCTGTATTCATGATCGTTCTTCTTGCCCCCTTTGATTGGGGAAAGGTAACATGGCTGGATGTTGATATTCCAGTCACCCATTTGGCTGCCGCCCTGATTTTCATCATTGCATCCTGTACAGACTGGGTAGACGGATATTATGCGAGAAAGCTCAACCTTGTTACAAACTTTGGGAAGTTTTTAGACCCTCTTGCGGATAAACTGCTGGTTACCGCTGCGTTTGTTGCCCTTGTTGAAGTAGGCTATGCACCGGCATGGATGGTCATCATTATCCTGAGCAGGGAGTTCGCGGTGACTGGCATACGCCTTGTAGCAGCAGCTGAAGGTGCAGTAATCGCAGCAAGCCAGATGGGCAAGCTGAAAACATGGATCCAGATCATTGCCATTTCTGCATTGCTGCTGCACAACATACCATTTGAATGGATCGGTATCCCATTCGCTCAGATCAGCCTGTGGGCAGCTACACTCATCACTCTCTATTCAGGATGGGAATATTTTATTCAAAACAAAGAAGTTATGCTAAAATCAAAATAA